A section of the Arthrobacter sp. KBS0703 genome encodes:
- a CDS encoding WhiB family transcriptional regulator yields the protein MGQVERIHEEAVVAGQATAKYRSRGVPSDWYVDPADPDAAERYNLDTTASLQDQATAFLAEHEALLGGRPELDEDLSDPPMELRTPGAGTLTQPVWIGLPREQDFDDEGELGWQTDALCAQTDPEAFFPEKGGSTRDAKKVCGACNVRSQCLEYALANDERFGIWGGLSERERRRLRKRAV from the coding sequence ATGGGGCAAGTTGAGCGTATCCATGAGGAAGCCGTTGTGGCCGGCCAGGCCACTGCAAAATACCGCTCGCGGGGCGTGCCGAGTGACTGGTACGTAGATCCGGCTGATCCGGATGCCGCCGAGCGGTACAACTTGGACACCACTGCGTCGTTGCAGGACCAGGCCACCGCGTTCCTGGCAGAGCATGAAGCACTGCTGGGCGGCCGGCCAGAGCTGGACGAGGACCTCAGCGATCCGCCGATGGAACTGCGGACCCCCGGAGCGGGCACGCTGACCCAGCCGGTATGGATAGGTTTGCCCCGCGAGCAGGACTTCGACGACGAAGGCGAGCTCGGCTGGCAGACTGATGCTCTGTGCGCGCAGACTGACCCTGAGGCGTTCTTCCCCGAAAAGGGAGGCTCCACACGGGACGCCAAGAAGGTCTGCGGAGCGTGCAACGTCCGGTCCCAGTGCCTTGAATATGCTTTGGCGAACGATGAGCGCTTTGGTATTTGGGGAGGCCTCTCCGAACGTGAGCGCCGTCGGCTGAGGAAGCGAGCAGTCTAA